The proteins below come from a single Macrobrachium nipponense isolate FS-2020 chromosome 17, ASM1510439v2, whole genome shotgun sequence genomic window:
- the LOC135195927 gene encoding uncharacterized protein LOC135195927, whose product MVRRGVARKLTNKEIQEYNGPVHYIHHHEVLKPESSSTPVRIVFSSSASYMGQRLNDFWAKGPDILNSLLGVLCRLRQDNIAVGDIAKMYHTVKLSTLDEHTHRFVWRDLDDSRPPDQYVLTTVTFGDRPSGTIAMVALRHTVEQFGKESPDVQDMILNNTSADDILYSTDAIENAIKLIQDTERVLSQGSFRIKHWIVSGHYENCNIRIIESDSEKILGLKWNPVDDYFSFAVRLNFTPRIRKVRSGPNLDIGEFDYKFPEILTRRKILSQIASLYDPLGLVIPVLLKAKILMRSMISKSNSNGGGIKWDDPLDDSMMNEWKAFFKESLTFRRPLKPSNAFGKPNLVIFSDGSTQAYGACAYVRWQISDNKFKSSLIMAKNKIAPVKQMSIPRLELCGALIAARMRELIVKEFSWEFESVYHIVDSTIVRSQIQKESCGFNTFVAVRIAEIQIKTDSREWWWVDSIQNVADMTSKPCSPEKIGENSAWQNGPKFLTLPISKWPIKLNCENELTDRVGVVMAVAKVSQNHVIHMIDVNRFSDYYKLLRVTCRVMNVFKCRSFKGMLREPTVQGIIKSRTNVG is encoded by the coding sequence ATGGTTAGAAGGGGAGTAGCTAGGAAATTAACCAATAAAGAGATTCAAGAGTACAATGGCCCAGTTCACTATATTCATCATCATGAGGTGTTGAAGCCAGAATCTAGTTCAACCCCAGTGCGCATTGTCTTCAGTTCTTCAGCATCTTATATGGGACAAAGGTTAAACGATTTTTGGGCTAAGGGGCCTGATATTTTGAACAGTTTGCTAGGAGTGTTGTGTAGACTTAGGCAAGATAATATAGCCGTGGGTGACATAGCAAAGATGTACCATACTGTAAAACTCAGCACACTAGATGAACATACGCATAGATTTGTATGGAGGGACTTGGATGATAGTAGGCCACCTGATCAGTATGTTCTTACCACAGTAACATTTGGAGATAGGCCCAGTGGTACTATAGctatggtagctttgagacatacaGTAGAACAATTCGGTAAGGAATCCCCTGATGTGCAAGATATGATTCTTAATAATACATCTGCAGATGATATACTGTATTCTACTGATGCCATCGAGAACGCAATCAAATTAATACAGGATACTGAAAGGGTATTGTCTCAGGGAAGTTTCAGAATAAAGCACTGGATAGTCAGCGGGCATTATGAAAACtgcaatataagaataatagaatCTGATAGTGAGAAAATCTTAGGTTTAAAATGGAATCCTGTAGATGactatttttcctttgctgtaaGACTCAACTTTACACCAAGAATAAGAAAGGTTAGGAGTGGTCCAAATTTAGATATAGGTGAATTTGATTATAAATTTCCAGAAATATTAACACGCAGAAAGATATTGAGTCAAATTGCATCGTTGTATGATCCATTAGGGTTGGTTATACCAGTATTACTCAAAGctaagatcttgatgagatccatGATTTCCAAAAGTAACTCGAATGGTGGTGGAATCAAGTGGGATGATCCACTTGATGATTCCATGATGAACGAATGGAAAGCGTTTTTCAAAGAGTCATTAACTTTTAGAAGACCCTTAAAGCCATCTAATGCTTTTGGTAAGCCGAACCTAGTAATATTTTCTGATGGTAGCACGCAAGCATATGGGGCTTGTGCATATGTGAGGTGGCAAATCAGTGATAATAAGTTTAAATCAAGTCTGATAATGGCGAAAAATAAGATTGCACCAGTGAAACAAATGTCTATTCCTCGTCTGGAATTATGTGGTGCTCTCATAGCTGCTAGGATGAGAGAACTCATAGTAAAGGAGTTTTCATGGGAGTTTGAGTCAGTTTATCACATAGTTGACTCAACAATTGTAAGATCACAAATTCAAAAGGAGTCCTGTGGATTCAACACATTTGTTGCTGTACGCATTGCagagatacaaataaaaactgattCAAGGGAATGGTGGTGGGTTGATTCAATTCAAAATGTTGCAGATATGACCTCTAAACCGTGTAGTCCAGAAAAAATTGGTGAAAATTCTGCCTGGCAAAATGGACCAAAATTCCTAACATTACCAATTTCAAAATGGCCTATCAAACTAAATTGTGAAAATGAACTAACTGATAGAGTAGGTGTTGTCATGGCTGTTGCTAAAGTAAGTCAGAACCATGTTATACACATGATTGATGTTAATAGATTTAGTGATTATTACAAACTACTAAGAGTTACATGTAgggtaatgaatgttttcaaatGCAGATCCTTTAAGGGCATGCTGAGGGAACCAACAGTTCAAGGAATTATTAAAAGCAGAACTAATGTGGGTTAG